A window of the Mus pahari chromosome 1, PAHARI_EIJ_v1.1, whole genome shotgun sequence genome harbors these coding sequences:
- the Sema4b gene encoding semaphorin-4B: protein MGRASGSAVLRRALLLLLLLLLLRTTTTRALGPRISLPLGSEERLIRKFEAENISNYTALLLSQDGKMLYVGAREALFALNSNLSFLPGGEYQELLWSADADRKQQCSFKGKDPKRDCQNYIKILLPLNSSHLLTCGTAAFSPLCAYINIASFTLAQDEAGNVILEDGKGRCPFDPNFKSTALVVDGELYTGTVSSFQGNDPAISRSQSSRPTKTESSLNWLQDPAFVASAYIPESLGSPIGDDDKIYFFFSETGQEFEFFENTIVSRVARVCKGDEGGERVLQQRWTSFLKAQLLCSRPDDGFPFNVLQDVFTLNPNPQDWLKTLFYGVFTSQWHRGTTEGSAICVFTMNDVQKAFDGLYKKVNRETQQWYTETHQVPTPRPGACITNSARERKINSSLQLPDRVLNFLKDHFLMDGQVRSRLLLLQPRARYQRVAVHRVPGLHSTYDVLFLGTGDGRLHKAVTLSSRVHIIEELQVFPQGQPVQNLLLDSHGGLLYASSHSGVVQVPVANCSLYPTCGDCLLARDPYCAWTGSACRLASLYQPHLASRPWIQDIEGANTKELCNNSSSKARILVPGKPCKQVQIQPNTVNTLACPLLSNLATRFWVHNGAPVNSSASCRVLPTGDLLLVGSQQGLGVFQCWSIEEGFRQLVASYCPEVMEEGVMDQKNQRDGTPVIINTSRVSAPAGGRASWGADKSYWNEFLVMCTLFGFAVVLLVLFFLYRHRDGMKLFLKQGECASVHPKTRPVVLPPETRPLNGVGPPSTPLDHRGYQALSDSSPGPRVFTESEKRPLSIQDSFVEVSPVCPRPRVRLGSEIRDSVV from the exons ATGGGCCGGGCGAGCGGCTCCGCCGTCCTGCGGCgcgcgctgctgctgctgctgctactgctgctgctgcggaCGACGACGACGCGGGCGCTCGGCCCCCGGATCAGTTTGCCTCTGG GCTCTGAAGAAAGGCTGATTAGAAAATTTGAAGCTGAAAACATCTCCAACTACACGGCCCTTCTGCTGAGCCAGGATGGCAAGATGCTGTATGTGGGGGCCCGAGAGGCCCTCTTTGCGCTTAACAGCAACCTCAGCTTCTTGCCAGGAGGGGAGTACCAAGAG CTGCTGTGGAGTGCAGATGCTGACAGGAAGCAGCAGTGCAGCTTCAAGGGCAAGGACCCAAAG CGTGACTGTCAAAACTACATCAAGATCCTCCTGCCACTCAACAGCAGCCACCTGCTCACCTGTGGCACGGCAGCCTTCAGCCCCCTGTGTGCTTACATT AACATAGCGAGCTTTACTTTAGCCCAAGATGAGGCTGGCAATGTCATTCTGGAGGATGGCAAGGGCCGTTGTCCCTTTGACCCCAACTTCAAGTCCACGGCTCTGGTGGTTG ACGGCGAACTGTACACTGGAACAGTCAGTAGCTTCCAGGGAAACGACCCTGCCATTTCCCGGAGCCAGAGCTCCCGTCCCACCAAGACCGAGAGCTCCCTCAACTGGCTACAAG ATCCTGCCTTTGTGGCCTCGGCCTACATCCCCGAGAGCCTGGGCAGTCCAATAGGTGATGATGATAAGATCTACTTCTTCTTCAGCGAGACGGGCCAGGAGTTTGAGTTCTTTGAGAACACCATCGTGTCCCGAGTTGCCCGAGTCTGTAAG GGCGATGAGGGTGGAGAGCGCGTGTTGCAGCAACGCTGGACCTCCTTCCTCAAAGCTCAGCTCCTGTGCTCCCGGCCCGATGATGGCTTTCCCTTTAACGTGCTACAAGATGTCTTCACCCTGAACCCCAACCCTCAGGATTGGCTCAAGACCCTTTTCTATGGGGTCTTTACCTCCCAGTG GCACAGAGGGACCACCGAAGGCTCTGCCATCTGCGTCTTCACCATGAATGATGTGCAGAAGGCCTTTGACGGCCTGTACAAGAAAGTgaacagagagacacagcagTGGTATACCGAGACCCACCAGGTGCCCACACCGCGGCCGGGAGCG TGCATTACCAACAGTGCCCGGGAACGGAAGATCAACTCGTCCCTGCAGCTCCCAGACCGAGTGCTGAACTTCCTCAAGGATCACTTCTTGATGGATGGGCAGGTCCGCAGccgcctgctgctgctgcagccccGAGCCCGCTACCAGCGTGTGGCTGTGCACCGCGTGCCTGGCCTGCACAGCACGTATGATGTCCTATTTCTGGGCACTG GTGATGGCCGCCTGCACAAGGCAGTGACCCTGAGCTCCAGAGTGCACATCATTGAGGAGCTGCAGGTCTTCCCTCAAGGGCAGCCTGTGCAGAACCTGCTCTTGGACAGCCATGGG GGACTGTTGTATGCCTCCTCCCATTCCGGGGTGGTGCAAGTACCCGTGGCCAACTGCAGCCTGTACCCAACCTGTGGAGACTGCCTCCTGGCTCGAGACCCCTACTGTGCCTGGACCGGCTCTGCCTGCAGGCTCGCTAGCCTCTACCAGCCTCATCTGGCCTCCAG GCCATGGATCCAGGACATTGAGGGTGCCAATACCAAGGAACTCTGCAATAATTCCTCATCCAAGGCCCGGATTCTTGTGCCAG GTAAGCCATGTAAACAAGTCCAGATCCAACCAAACACAGTGAACACCCTGGCCTGCCCACTCCTCTCAAACCTGGCCACTCGGTTCTGGGTGCACAATGGAGCCCCAGTCaattcctcagcctcctgccgTGTGTTACCCACCGGGGACCTGCTGCTGGTGGGCAgccagcaggggttgggggtgttcCAGTGTTGGTCGATAGAAGAAGGATTCCGGCAGCTGGTGGCTAGCTACTGCCCAGAGGTGATGGAGGAGGGGGTAATGGACCAGAAGAACCAGCGTGATGGTACCCCGGTCATTATCAACACGTCACGAGTGAGTGCCCCGGCTGGTGGCAGGGCCAGCTGGGGTGCGGACAAGTCGTACTGGAACGAATTCCTGGTGATGTGTACTCTGTTTGGGTTCGCTGTGGTGCTTCTGGTTCTGTTCTTTCTCTACCGACATCGGGATGGCATGAAACTCTTCCTAAAGCAGGGCGAGTGTGCCAGTGTGCACCCCAAGACTCGCCCTGTAGTGCTACCACCTGAGACCCGACCGCTGAATGGTGTCGGCCCTCCTAGCACCCCACTTGACCACCGAGGCTACCAGGCTCTGTCAGATAGCTCCCCGGGGCCCAGGGTCTTTACTGAATCAGAGAAGAGGCCGCTGAGTATccaggacagctttgtggaggtGTCTCCCGTGTGTCCCCGGCCCCGAGTTCGACTGGGCTCTGAAATCCGAGACTCTGTGGTATGA
- the Cib1 gene encoding calcium and integrin-binding protein 1 codes for MGGSGSRLSKELLAEYQDLTFLTKQEILLAHRRFCELLPPEQRTVEESLHTRVPFEQILSLPELKANPFKERICMVFSTSPTRDSLSFEDFLDLLSVFSDTATPDIKSHYAFRIFDFDDDGTLDRGDLSQLVNCLTGEGEDTRLSASEMKQLIDNILEESDIDRDGTINLSEFQHVISRSPDFASSFKIVL; via the exons ATGGGAGGTTCGGGCAGTCGCCTGTCTAAGGAGCTGCTGGCCGAGTACCAG GACCTGACGTTCCTGACCAAGCAGGAGATCCTCCT aGCCCACAGACGCTTCTGCGAGCTGCTTCCCCCAGAGCAGCGGACCGTGGAGGAGTCACTGCACACTCGAGTACCATTTGAGCAGATCCTCAGCCTTCCAGAGCTCAAG GCCAACCCTTTCAAGGAGCGAATCTGCATGGTCTTCTCCACGTCGCCTACCAGAGACAGCCTGAGCTTTGAGGACTTCCTGGACCTCCTGAGTGTCTTCAGTGACACAGCAACCCCAGACATCAAGTCACACTATGCCTTCCGCATCTTTG ACTTTGATGACGACGGGACCCTGGACAGAGGAGACCTGAGCCAGCTTGTGAACTGCCTCACAGGAGAGGGTGAGGACACTCGGCTCAGCGCTTCTGAGATGAAGCAGCTGATTGACAAC ATCCTGGAAGAGTCAGACATTGACAGGGATGGGACCATCAATCTTTCCGAGTTCCAGCATGTCATCTCGCGCTCACCAGACTTTGCCAG CTCCTTTAAGATTGTCCTGTGA